The Petropleomorpha daqingensis genome includes a window with the following:
- a CDS encoding substrate-binding domain-containing protein: MRPVPTKDGRPTLATVAAAAGVSVATVSKVLNGRSDVAPATRGLVQELLEQFDYAGRPADAVRRAVPATRPTVELVYAGELNAYSTEVLQGLLDAGQEMDVAVVVSMRRHGQRRSGSGRPSAWASELAAAGRRAVITVVDELTSSDLTALSRAGLPLVVIDPVNLPHVDVTSVGSTNFTGGLSATQHLLDLGHRRIAYLGGPATSACNQARMHGYRAAMDAAGLPVLPEYVRYGGFLHEDGLVQGGVLLDLPERPTAVFAGSDETAVGVLEAARARGLRIPDDLSVVGFDDTELARLSSPALTTVRQPLQEMGKVAMRTAMRLAADEEVESHHVELATELVVRQSTAPAPAVLRAHLASSGG, from the coding sequence ATGAGGCCGGTTCCCACCAAGGACGGGCGCCCGACGCTCGCCACCGTCGCGGCCGCGGCCGGGGTGTCGGTGGCGACGGTCTCGAAGGTGCTCAACGGGCGCAGCGACGTCGCACCGGCCACCCGCGGGCTGGTCCAGGAACTGCTGGAGCAGTTCGACTACGCCGGGCGGCCGGCCGACGCGGTGCGCCGCGCCGTGCCGGCCACCCGCCCGACCGTCGAGCTGGTCTACGCCGGGGAGCTCAACGCCTACTCCACCGAGGTGCTGCAGGGCCTGCTCGACGCCGGGCAGGAGATGGACGTCGCCGTCGTGGTGAGCATGCGGCGGCACGGGCAGCGCCGCTCGGGCAGCGGGCGGCCGAGCGCGTGGGCCAGCGAGCTCGCCGCGGCGGGACGGCGCGCGGTGATCACCGTCGTCGACGAGCTCACCTCCTCCGACCTCACCGCCCTGTCGCGCGCGGGTCTGCCGCTCGTCGTCATCGATCCCGTGAACCTGCCGCACGTCGACGTGACCAGCGTCGGGTCGACCAACTTCACCGGCGGGCTGTCGGCCACCCAGCACCTGCTCGACCTGGGCCACCGCCGGATCGCCTACCTGGGCGGGCCGGCCACCTCGGCCTGCAACCAGGCGCGGATGCACGGCTACCGCGCCGCGATGGACGCCGCCGGGCTGCCGGTCCTCCCGGAGTACGTGCGCTACGGCGGGTTCCTCCACGAGGACGGGCTGGTGCAGGGCGGCGTGCTGCTCGACCTGCCCGAACGGCCGACCGCCGTGTTCGCCGGCAGCGACGAGACCGCGGTCGGGGTGCTCGAGGCGGCGCGGGCACGCGGGCTGCGGATCCCGGATGACCTCAGCGTCGTGGGCTTCGACGACACCGAGCTGGCCCGGCTCTCCTCGCCCGCGCTGACCACGGTGCGCCAGCCGCTGCAGGAGATGGGCAAGGTGGCGATGCGGACGGCGATGCGGCTGGCCGCCGACGAGGAGGTCGAGTCGCACCACGTGGAGCTGGCCACCGAGCTGGTGGTGCGGCAGTCGACCGCCCCGGCGCCGGCGGTGCTCCGCGCGCACCTGGCATCGTCGGGCGGGTGA
- a CDS encoding glycoside hydrolase family 3 N-terminal domain-containing protein, whose translation MTATSDPDTASPAGTWRDTALPALERAELLLRELTLEEKVAQLGSRWVGNDMQHEEAPAADPAEAGSEAEVLNVAPMQDVFAASGTIPLEEASRHGLGHLTRVYGSVPVSAADGAADLVRQQRIVLANSRLGIPALVHEECLTGFTAFRATVYPAAIAWGATFDPELVERMAAAIGRDMAALGVHQGLSPVLDVVRDYRWGRVEETLGEDPHLVATLGTAYVRGLQGSGVLATLKHFAGYSASRAARNHGPVSMGRRELLDVVLPPFEAAVTLGGVGSVMNSYADVDGIPAGSDSWLLTELLRDEWGFTGTVVSDYWAVPFLATMHRVAADADEAGALALTAGIDIELPDTLGYGAGLVERVRRGELAEEVVDRAARRALLQKAELGLLDPDWTPEDSVAGADGVDLDSPANRALARELAERSVVLLDAGTALPLLGEGRPELRRVAVVGPCADDGRTMMGCYAFPNHVLPRYPDAGLGIEVPTVLDALRGELPGIELVHERGCPVQDEDRSGFPAAVEAARGADLCVAVVGDLAGLFGHGTSGEGCDADDLRLPGVQAELLEELLATGTPVVVVVVSGRPYALGAVHGRAAALVQAFMPGEEGGGAVAGVLSGRVNPGGKLPVQIPHRPGGQPHTYLQPPLGGAESAGISSVDSTPLFPFGFGTSYTTFEVDDLRLSAAEVPTDGEFSATVRVRNTGERAGDEVVQLYLHDVLASVVRPVKQLTGFRRVSLEPGEAVDVRFDVHADRTAFHDRALRRVVEPGDVEVLVGTSSSSLPCRGVVRLTGSLREVGTDRRLVTPVQVEPAGGSS comes from the coding sequence GTGACGGCCACGTCCGACCCTGACACCGCCTCCCCCGCGGGCACCTGGCGGGACACGGCGCTGCCGGCCCTCGAGCGCGCAGAACTGCTCCTGCGCGAGCTGACGCTCGAGGAGAAGGTGGCCCAGCTGGGCAGCCGCTGGGTCGGCAACGACATGCAGCACGAGGAAGCGCCCGCGGCGGACCCGGCCGAGGCCGGCTCCGAGGCCGAGGTGCTCAACGTGGCACCCATGCAGGACGTCTTCGCCGCCTCGGGCACGATCCCGCTGGAGGAGGCGAGCCGGCACGGGCTGGGCCACCTGACCCGCGTGTACGGCAGCGTGCCGGTCTCCGCGGCCGACGGCGCGGCCGACCTGGTCCGGCAGCAGCGCATCGTGCTGGCCAACTCGCGGCTGGGCATCCCGGCCCTCGTCCACGAGGAGTGCCTGACCGGGTTCACCGCGTTCCGCGCCACCGTCTACCCGGCCGCGATCGCCTGGGGCGCCACCTTCGACCCCGAGCTCGTGGAGCGGATGGCCGCGGCGATCGGCCGCGACATGGCCGCTCTCGGCGTGCACCAGGGCCTGTCCCCCGTGCTCGACGTCGTCCGCGACTACCGGTGGGGCCGGGTCGAGGAGACCCTCGGCGAGGACCCGCACCTGGTCGCCACGCTCGGCACCGCCTACGTCCGCGGCCTGCAGGGGTCCGGCGTCCTGGCCACGCTCAAGCACTTCGCCGGGTACTCCGCCTCGCGCGCGGCGCGCAACCACGGTCCGGTGTCGATGGGCCGCCGCGAGCTGCTCGACGTCGTCCTGCCGCCGTTCGAGGCCGCGGTGACCCTGGGCGGGGTCGGCTCGGTGATGAACTCCTACGCCGACGTCGACGGCATCCCCGCCGGCTCGGACTCCTGGCTGCTCACCGAGCTGCTGCGCGACGAGTGGGGGTTCACGGGCACCGTCGTCTCCGACTACTGGGCCGTGCCGTTCCTCGCCACCATGCACCGCGTCGCCGCCGACGCCGACGAGGCGGGCGCGCTGGCGCTCACGGCGGGCATCGACATCGAGCTGCCCGACACCCTGGGCTACGGCGCCGGGCTGGTCGAGCGGGTCCGCCGGGGTGAGCTGGCCGAGGAGGTCGTCGACCGCGCGGCCCGCCGCGCGCTCCTGCAGAAGGCCGAGCTGGGGCTGCTCGACCCGGACTGGACGCCGGAGGACTCGGTGGCCGGCGCCGACGGGGTCGACCTGGACTCCCCCGCCAACCGGGCCCTCGCCCGGGAGCTCGCCGAGCGCTCCGTCGTCCTGCTCGACGCCGGGACGGCGCTGCCGCTGCTCGGCGAGGGCCGGCCGGAGCTGCGCCGGGTCGCCGTGGTCGGACCGTGCGCCGACGACGGCCGCACGATGATGGGCTGCTACGCCTTCCCCAACCACGTGCTGCCCCGCTACCCCGACGCCGGGCTCGGCATCGAGGTGCCGACCGTCCTCGACGCGCTGCGCGGGGAGTTGCCGGGCATCGAGCTCGTGCACGAGCGCGGCTGCCCGGTGCAGGACGAGGACCGCTCGGGCTTCCCCGCCGCGGTCGAGGCCGCCCGCGGGGCCGACCTGTGCGTCGCCGTCGTCGGCGACCTGGCCGGTCTGTTCGGCCACGGCACCTCCGGGGAGGGCTGCGACGCCGACGACCTGCGGCTGCCGGGCGTGCAGGCCGAGCTGCTCGAGGAGCTGCTGGCCACCGGCACGCCGGTGGTCGTCGTGGTCGTCTCCGGCCGCCCGTACGCGCTGGGCGCGGTGCACGGCCGCGCCGCCGCGCTGGTGCAGGCCTTCATGCCCGGTGAGGAGGGGGGCGGTGCCGTCGCCGGCGTGCTGTCCGGCCGGGTCAACCCCGGCGGCAAGCTGCCCGTGCAGATCCCGCACCGCCCCGGCGGTCAGCCGCACACCTACCTGCAGCCGCCGCTCGGCGGGGCCGAGAGCGCCGGCATCAGCAGCGTCGACTCGACCCCGCTGTTCCCCTTCGGGTTCGGCACCTCGTACACGACCTTCGAGGTCGACGACCTTCGGCTGTCCGCGGCCGAGGTGCCCACCGACGGCGAGTTCAGCGCGACCGTGCGGGTGCGCAACACCGGCGAGCGGGCCGGCGACGAGGTCGTGCAGCTCTACCTGCACGACGTCCTGGCGTCGGTGGTCCGGCCGGTCAAGCAGCTGACCGGGTTCCGGCGGGTCTCGCTGGAGCCCGGCGAGGCGGTGGACGTCCGGTTCGACGTGCACGCCGACCGGACGGCGTTCCACGATCGCGCGTTGCGCCGGGTGGTCGAGCCCGGGGACGTCGAGGTGCTGGTCGGGACCTCGTCGTCCTCCCTGCCGTGCCGTGGGGTGGTCCGCCTGACCGGATCGCTGCGCGAGGTCGGCACCGACCGCCGGCTGGTCACCCCGGTCCAGGTCGAACCCGCCGGAGGCAGCTCATGA